AGCGCACGCGGCAGCTTCGAGATGGTGGGCAGGGCCACGCCATAGTCGGCTGCCTTGATCCAATCCATCAGGCCCATGGCGCATCTACCGGAGAGGACGGGAAGGAGCCGGTCCGGTCAGCCGGCCTGCCACCCCGAGTCGATGTTCAGCTCTTCGCAGACCTGGAGGATCTGCCCGATGGTGGTGCCGGCCAGAGGAATTCCCTCCCGCGTTCGCGTCTTCGACGTGCGCACCTCCAACTCGCCGGGGACCAGGATCTCGCCGTCGGGATCGATGGTCCGGGAGCTCTTCACGTAGTGGACGTACCGGTCGACCTCGTCGAAGAACTCGTCACGGTCCGCGAACCAGCTCCGGTCGATGACGATGGTGAACATTCCGTTGGCCAGTTTGTGGGCGTTGGCGGGATTGGTGCACGATCCGCCGGTGAGGGCTCCCGCCAGTATTTCGATCATGAAGCTCAGGACGTAGCCCTTGTGTCCCGCGATGGGGAGGATGGAACCGGGAGGATGCCGGTAGAAGAGTTCCGGATCGGTGGTGGGACGGCCCTCCGAGTCGATGAGGCATCCGTCGGGGACTTGCACGCCCTTGTGGAGGGCCACCCGGACCTTCCCCTCGGCGATCATGCAGGCGGACATGTCCATGATGAGGGGAGGGCCTTCTCGCTGAGGCACGCCGCAGGCGATGGGATTGGCGGAGAGGCGCCGGTCCTTGCCGCCGTAGGGCGCCACCAGGTTGCCCATTCCGCTGGTGTTCACGAAGTGCAGGCTGAGCATTCCCGCGGCGGCCGCCATCTCCGGCCAATCGCCGATCCGGCCCAGGTGTCCCGTGTTCCGGAGTCCCACCATGCTGCAACCGTGGCGCCGGGCCCGGTCGATGGCGATCTCCATGGTCTGCTCTCCCGTCGACTGTCCGAAACCGCTGTTTCCGTCCAGCACGGCGACGGGACCCCGGTCCAGGACGAACGTCACTTTCCGGTTGGGCAGGACCAGGCCCTTCTTGATCCACTCCCAATAGCGCGGAATCCGGATGACCCCGTGGGAGTCGTGTCCCACCAGGTTGCTCTTCACCAGGCGGGTGGCGATTGTGACCGCCTCCCCATCGCCGCTGCCGGCGGCGGCGAAGATGCGCCGGGCCAGATCCCTCAACTCGTCGGCCGAAAAGACTCTTGATTCCATTGATTCGTTATCCCGTTAGAACCGCATTCTCCAGTTCTCCGCTTCCAGGTAGACGTCCAGGGCGACCCCTTTGAGGTAGTCGCGGCAGAAGTAGTTGAGGACACCCAGGGCCCCCAGATCCGAAGGATCGCGGACGGCGCCGGCCCAGGAGTGGATCCCCGAACCCAGGAGATCCACCGCCTTTTCCAGTTGCCCGTGGGCTCCCCGGATCCGCTTCTCGAAGCTGCGGGCGTCTTTCTGGACGAAGGCCTGCTGGGAGAGGTCGTACTCGACCCGGGCTCGGCGAACCGTCTGCACGGCTTCGATGTAGTCGACGCCGAAACGCACCTGCCCCAGAAGCTGCTCCAGGTAGCTCCGTCCCTCGGGCCGAGTCTTCGTCAGAGCGGACTCGAGCAGGGGGATGGTCTCCACGTAGTAGGCCTTCAATTCGTTCCATTCCGGCACCGGACCTTTCCGGCTGTGCCAGTGCTTTCGCATCATCCGGGTGACCGGAAAGAGGAATCCCATGGCGATCTCGTCTCCCCGGGCCGTGGCCCTTTCCAGGATCCGGTAGAACTCCAGCATCTCGGGGACGGCTTCGGAGCCGCAGACCTGTTCCACCTGGTCGCGATAGACCGACTCGGGAGTCGCCTCGGAAGACCAGGACGCCTGGGCCAGATAGGCCGTTCCCGCTTCCAGCTTGGTCACCAGGAACTGGCGGCCGAAGAATCCGTGCACGCCATAGCGCTCCATGGCCTGAAAGATGCGATGAAGCGGCTGCGTGGGGAGCTGGGGCAGGATGCCCACGTTGTCGTCCGCCAGGGTGGCCAGGGTGGCCACCTGCCCCGGATGCTCGCTGGCAAAGGAAAGCATCTCCGCGCGGCGGGCCGCCAGCGAGGTCAGGTAGTCCATCCGGACCAGGAGCATCGACCTTTCCGGAAAGATCTTGAGCATGACCGGGTAGAACTCGTCGCTGAAGGTGGCGACCACGACGGTGGCGTCCGGATTGGCGGTCCCTTCCAGGATCCGCTCCTCGTTGAGCAGCTTGTCCAATGTATCGGCGTTGGCGATGGCTCCCTTGAGTTCATAAAGTGGACGGCCTGGTGCGCGGACCCCCACCGGCAGGATATTGGTTCGGGCCGATTCCTCCATCTTTTCCAGGCTGAACCGCGGTTCCAGCTTGTACTTGCGGTCCAGGCGCTTCCACATGGTCTTGTAGTACTCGCCGCCTCCCGGATTCTCGGGCTGGGTCAGGCCGTAGAAATCCGCCTCCGGATAGGTGTTGATGTGGGCCTGGATGATGGCCTTGTTCAGACCGGTGACCGCTGGATTGTCCGGAGTCATGTAGGGGAAGGCCGTGGGGTCCACGCCGTATTCGGAGATGCCCAGCCGTCCGTTGTGCGTGCCCTCCATCAACTCCCGCGGGACATACTCCCGGTCGGACCATTCGGGGAGCCGCCAGTTGAACTCGTTGGTGAACTGGTTGATCCGGAAGTTGATGCCGGTCTGCATCCCCCGGCTCTTGGCGTAGGCCAGCAGGTCGTGCAGCAGCTTCTGGGCGGCGCGAACCCGTTCCTGGTAGGTCTCGGCCCCGGCCATGTCCGGGTTCACCAACTCGGTTCGGCCGCCGAAGAGCTCGCGCCCGATGGTCTCTCCGTGAATCGGCACCTTCCATCCGTAATGGAACACACCCGTCGTCTTGGGCTGGTCCCGGAACTGAAAATGGACGAAGGGCTGATGGGGATAGATCTGGCAGTACAGGACATTGAACTTCAACTTGGCCAGTTGATCGATGAGGTGCCGGTAGTCGTCCATTCCGTAGAAGATGAGCGACGTGGCCAGGTTGTTGATGGCCCGGTAGGAGCGGAACCGGAAGCGGGGCTCCTGGACCTTGTCCAGGCTTGGGGGCGGGAACGGGGCTGGACGGGCGGGAAGCACGTCCTTTTCCAGCAGAAAACGGACCCCCAACTGTTCCAGGAAGTCGTAAACGGCCCAAAGCGTCGCCGCCGGGCTGCCTCCCCCCACGATCACCGCCGGTTTGCCGTTCCAGGAGACGGTCTTCAGGACCAGTCCCTGGTCGCTGACCCGGGGCCATCCCGCCTCGCCCATCACCAGGGAGACGGACCGGTTCGTCGCCGGGCTTCCCAGAATCAGGTTGACGTCGGCCTGAGGGGAAATCGTCGCAATTGGAACCGCCTGGATGCCGTACAAGTCGCTCAGGTAGCGGCGCAGCTCGCGGGCGGCGTAGCGCTCCAATTCCGGCGCCTCGGAGCCCAGGACGATGGCGCAGGTCGGAGGGGCAGTGGAACCCTCTGCGCGGCCGGCGCTCAGCACCGCGAAGGCCAGGAACAATCCGAGCGGAACCAGGACCCGGCTGTCTCCGTTACGCGCGATCCAGGATTCTTGCATCGGACTCTCCTTTCCCGGGCTCAAGCAGCGGAGACGGATGCCTCCAACTCCAGGTAGTAATCGATGAGCTCGCCGGCCACACGGCCGTTGTAGCGGTCCCAGCGGAAATCTCCGAACCGCGTGTATTCCGTGGCGAAAACGCCTCTCCGCACCAGCAGCCGTTTTCCGAAAGCGATGGCCACCGACAGGTCCTGGTGGGTAAATCCCACTACAGGCTGGACGCGATTGAAGATTCGGATGGCCTCCTCTCGGCGGCCGCTGCGGTAACAGCGGTCGACGGCGGACCAGACCCGCACCATGGAGCATTCGGGAATCATGGCATCCACGCCCCGATCCAGCGCTTCGATCATCTGGGCGATGGCCCACCCACCGGCCAGAAACATCCCGCCTCCGCAGATTTCCCGGATTGCCGTGTACTTGGGTCCGGCCGGATTCGACTCGATCTTGAGCGAGGTCAAGCTGGGAAGCACCTGCGTGAGCCGGCGGATCATTTCGGGAGTCAGGCCCGGACCGGTGAAATCCAGGTCCTGCAGCATCAACGGGAAGTCCCCGGCGCCCTCCACCACCTCCCGGAAGAACGGCTCCACCCGTTCCGGTTCCTGGTACAGCCCGGTGGGCACGGCCACCAGGTACGCGGCCGCCCCGACTTCCCGGGCCAGTTGCGCCTGCTCGATGCAGACGCGAGGCCGGGAATCGGAGGCTCCCACGATGATGGGGACACGCCCGGCCACGATCCCGGCGACGCGCCGGACGATCTTGGCGCGCTCATCCGCGGTGAGGCAGGCGACCTCGCTGGCCACCGCGGGAACCAGGAAACCGTTCACCCCTCCGGCGATGGCGTCCTCCACCAGGTTGTCCAGGGAGGCCTGGTCTACGGCGCCCTGGGAATCGAAGGGGGTCTGGATGACGGAGATGATGCCCCGTTGGAGTGGCGGCGGGCCGGATCGGGAGTTCATTTCCGGTTCCTCCCTCCTCATCTTGCCACTACACACGCGCCGTCTTGGGATTCAGGATGCTGGGATTGTCGTCGATGGCGTAATTCTGAGCCGAGGTCCGGGGGCTGCCGGAAGGCGGTTCCCCTTCGATTTCGAAACCGGCGTCGCGGATCATGCGGTAGACGGGCTGTTTGGGGTCGCCGCGAGTGGCCAGGTAACCGTCCACGAAGAGGGAATTCGCCGGGTAGAGGGATAGGACCTGCAATTGGCGGAGGTGCCCCTCCCGGCCGGCAGCGACCCGGATCTCCGCCCGGGGATTGATGAACCGGAAGGCGCACAGAATCCGGAGGCAGCGGCGCGGCGAGAGTTGATCGAAGTCGTACACCGGGTTGCCCTCGATGGGAATCAGGAAGTTGACCGGGATGGAGGGGACCTCCAGCGAACGGAGCTCGTACGCCACGTCCAGGATGTCCTCGTCCGTCTCGCCCATTCCGGTGATCATGCCGCTGCAGCTCTCCAGTCCGGCTCGGCTGGCCGCTTCCAGAGTGGCGATCCGGTCCTGGTAGGTGTGGGTGCCCACGATGCTGCCGGTGTGGCGGCGGCTGGTGTTCAGATTGTGGTTGAGCCGATCCAGGCCGGCCCGCTTGAACAGGCTTGCCTTCTCGAAGTCCACCAGGCCGGCCGAGAGACAGGTCCGGATCCCCACCTCCTGGTCGATCCTGCGGATGATCCGGGCGAGCTTGGCCGCCTCCTGGGGAGTGGGTCCGCGCCCGCTGGCCACCATGCAATACCGGTAGACCCCTTGCTCCTTGGCCTCCCTGGCCTCCTGGACGATGGATTCCTCGTCCTTCATGGCGTACTTGCGCAACGGGGCCTGGGAGATCTTGGACTGGGCGCAGTAGCCACAGTCCTCGGGGCAGAGGCCATTCTTGATGTTGTTGATCTGGTGGACCTTCACCTTGCGCCCGAAGCGGGCCATCCGCACGTCGCCGGCAGCCGCCGCCAGGCGGAGGATGTCGACAGCGGGATCGGTCAGGACCTCCATCGCGTCTTCCCGGGGGAAGAACTCTCCGCTCAGGGAGATCCTGGCCCAGCGTTCGTATTGATTCTCCATCTCTCGGTCCACGCCTGTCGGTCCCAGTCTACTACGCCGCCGTGGTGCGGAGCCTCCAACGATCCAGAGGGTCCGCGCAACGGCCATGATATCCTCCCAACTTAAAGTTTCCCATGCCTGTAGGATTCCGCCGGTTCGAACGGTCCGGAACCGGCACCAACGGCGCCCCCGGAGTTTGGTAAGGATGCTGGCTGACGTTTGGATGGTGATGCGGACCGAATACCTGGACAGCTATCGTAATCACTACGGCCTGGAGCGTGCCGGCGTGATCGTGGTTGCGCCGTTGATGGGGGTGCTCTATGCGCTGCCGTGGGGGTTGGATTGGTATTCCCCCGGCCGTTGGGACGAGCATTTTGGGTCGACCCCGGCCGGGCTTGCGTGGCTCTTCACACTTGGTTTCGTGCTCCGAGAGCGAAGCCGCCTCAGTATGGAGGCTTTAAAGGCGAGGCACATGCCAAGTGACGCGATCCTCTTCGGCATGATCGGAGCTGGAGTCGGAGTCGGACTGGCTTTCTGGCTGGTGAAGTCGTCGGTGTCGCTAATAATGTTGAATTTGATGAAGCCGGGCGGTCCTTGGTCCAGCGTTCCGATCGAGGCCGCGCTGGTAATGTTTGCGTTGGTATTCCTGATTTCGCTTTCCGCCGGAACGGGCGGCGTCTTGATCTCTCTTGGCGCAGCGAAGGTCGGACAGGTCTACAAGGTGGCATTCGCCGTGCTCGGTGGGCTTGCCGTCATCGCTCTCGCCGTCGTTAGGATCTCGGGGGCCTGGAGCACGTTTTTGCTCACGGAATTGCAACGGGTTTCGGTGCAGATGCAGTTCGCAACGGTTGCCATGGTGGTATTCGCATTCCTGGATGTCGTATTGATCCTCTTCGCCCGGATGCGGTTCAAGCGGACGCCGGTGATCCCGAATCGATTCGGCACGTAAGCGGCCTCACACGAAACCAATGGCCGGTCGAACCCGGCGGCGTCCTTCCCCGCCGACTGCTAAACTTGGGCCGAAAGTTGGTTCGAGTAGTCCCATGCAACAAAAAAGCGTTCT
This window of the Acidobacteriota bacterium genome carries:
- a CDS encoding dihydrodipicolinate synthase family protein, which gives rise to MNSRSGPPPLQRGIISVIQTPFDSQGAVDQASLDNLVEDAIAGGVNGFLVPAVASEVACLTADERAKIVRRVAGIVAGRVPIIVGASDSRPRVCIEQAQLAREVGAAAYLVAVPTGLYQEPERVEPFFREVVEGAGDFPLMLQDLDFTGPGLTPEMIRRLTQVLPSLTSLKIESNPAGPKYTAIREICGGGMFLAGGWAIAQMIEALDRGVDAMIPECSMVRVWSAVDRCYRSGRREEAIRIFNRVQPVVGFTHQDLSVAIAFGKRLLVRRGVFATEYTRFGDFRWDRYNGRVAGELIDYYLELEASVSAA
- the bioB gene encoding biotin synthase BioB encodes the protein MAVARTLWIVGGSAPRRRSRLGPTGVDREMENQYERWARISLSGEFFPREDAMEVLTDPAVDILRLAAAAGDVRMARFGRKVKVHQINNIKNGLCPEDCGYCAQSKISQAPLRKYAMKDEESIVQEAREAKEQGVYRYCMVASGRGPTPQEAAKLARIIRRIDQEVGIRTCLSAGLVDFEKASLFKRAGLDRLNHNLNTSRRHTGSIVGTHTYQDRIATLEAASRAGLESCSGMITGMGETDEDILDVAYELRSLEVPSIPVNFLIPIEGNPVYDFDQLSPRRCLRILCAFRFINPRAEIRVAAGREGHLRQLQVLSLYPANSLFVDGYLATRGDPKQPVYRMIRDAGFEIEGEPPSGSPRTSAQNYAIDDNPSILNPKTARV
- a CDS encoding malate/lactate/ureidoglycolate dehydrogenase, translating into MESRVFSADELRDLARRIFAAAGSGDGEAVTIATRLVKSNLVGHDSHGVIRIPRYWEWIKKGLVLPNRKVTFVLDRGPVAVLDGNSGFGQSTGEQTMEIAIDRARRHGCSMVGLRNTGHLGRIGDWPEMAAAAGMLSLHFVNTSGMGNLVAPYGGKDRRLSANPIACGVPQREGPPLIMDMSACMIAEGKVRVALHKGVQVPDGCLIDSEGRPTTDPELFYRHPPGSILPIAGHKGYVLSFMIEILAGALTGGSCTNPANAHKLANGMFTIVIDRSWFADRDEFFDEVDRYVHYVKSSRTIDPDGEILVPGELEVRTSKTRTREGIPLAGTTIGQILQVCEELNIDSGWQAG